Proteins encoded in a region of the Zea mays cultivar B73 chromosome 2, Zm-B73-REFERENCE-NAM-5.0, whole genome shotgun sequence genome:
- the LOC103646089 gene encoding trichohyalin: protein MRGYGYETNGNHQEVEDEYGDEYYDQDEYDEEGSGAGDEYFEEEEPTEGQKEILELRERLKEQIRRKAKAAASCTAGRSSSLQIPQARDKFGSFFGPSKPVISRRVIEERKSLKELHSTVAREPRPSGVHKDIPSSSKVQSKVNGHQHKQKIVNQVKKKAEALKDNRDYSFLLSDDADLSSSPKEKPAARSSLTQRADREVMRTTVKSKAPTSQPARVSNGYGSKNKMSTQRHAEGRVDTMRKEAFLNRERVVSRDNERMHERVVSRGNERMHGSAINGSNQASTSKTTIQKLTSRGSIANKQASTDLNDAALRKSSVAPKHHFSEVDRSKSLQSQKMQSAGQRLQHSSHGQRPHQSMQHRPQQSLQSRRPQQMTQDQKPQQSLQSQRTQQSLQNKRQQQSSHIQKLQSSHTQKSQSSQAHRPQSLSNRSQELRGQRPLSSQGQYLEQRRVQANDRVKQAERHIRPPSKSMPSRPVSSNGIRDDHAKRKQVVKRRFDDDDDEDDPLAMIRNMFGYDPSRYAGRDEDVSDMEADFATIEMEEKRSARIARQEDEEQLRLIEEEERREQERKRRKMARGR from the exons ATGCGGGGCTACGGGTACGAGACCAAT GGTAACCACCAGGAAGTGGAAGATGAGTACGGAGATGAGTACTATGATCAAGATGAGTATGATGAGGAAGGTTCGGGTGCTGGGGATGAGTATTTTGAGGAGGAAGAGCCTACAGAGGGACAAAAGGAGATCCTAGAATTGAGAGAACGATTAAAAGAGCAGATTAGGCGAAAGGCAAAGGCTGCTGCTTCCTGCACAGCTGGCAGATCGTCTTCTTTACAAATACCTCAAGCCAGGGACAA ATTTGGCTCTTTCTTTGGGCCATCCAAGCCGGTGATTTCTCGTCGAGTGATTGAAGAAAGAAAATCATTGAAAGAACTGCATAGCACAGTTGCAAGGGAGCCAAGGCCTTCGGGAGTACAT AAGGACATTCCGTCGTCCTCTAAAGTGCAAAGTAAAGTAAATGGACATCAGCATAAACAGAAAATTGTTAATCAG gtaaagaagaaggccgaGGCACTTAAGGATAACCGGGATTATTCATTTCTACTCTCGGATGATGCTGACCTGTCATCCTCTCCAAAGGAGAAGCCTGCTGCTAGATCTTCCTTGACTCAAAGGGCTG ATCGTGAGGTGATGCGAACAACAGTGAAGAGCAAGGCACCAACAAGTCAACCTGCACGGGTGTCAAATGGATATGGATCTAAGAACAAAATGTCAACTCAAAGGCATGCCGAAGGTAGGGTAGATACCATGAGAAAGGAGGCTTTCTTGAACAGAGAAAGGGTTGTCTCACGTGACAATGAAAGGATGCATGAAAGGGTTGTTTCACGTGGCAATGAGAGGATGCATGGTAGTGCAATAAATGGGTCCAACCAGGCAAGTACTAGCAAAACCACAATCCAAAAGCTTACAAGCAGAGGTTCCATTGCTAATAAGCAAGCTTCCACGGATCTGAATGATGCTGCTCTGAGGAAGAGCAGTGTAGCCCCAAAGCACCATTTCTCAGAGGTTGACAGATCAAAATCCTTGCAAAGCCAGAAGATGCAGTCAGCTGGTCAGAGACTGCAGCATTCTTCCCATGGTCAGAGGCCACATCAATCCATGCAGCATAGGCCGCAGCAGTCATTGCAGAGTCGGAGGCCACAGCAAATGACTCAGGATCAGAAGCCACAACAGTCTTTGCAGAGTCAAAGGACTCAACAGTCCTTGCAGAATAAAAGGCAACAGCAGTCCTCACATATTCAGAAATTGCAGTCCTCACATACTCAGAAATCGCAGTCCTCACAAGCACACAGACCACAGTCGCTAAGTAACAGGTCCCAGGAGTTACGAGGACAAAGGCCTCTTTCTTCACAGGGACAATACTTGGAGCAAAGAAGAGTACAGGCAAATGATAGAGTCAAACAAGCTGAAAGGCACATTCGGCCTCCCTCGAAGTCCATG CCATCTCGACCAGTCTCCTCTAATGGAATTCGCGATGATCATGCAAAGAGAAAGCAAGTGGTAAAAAGAAGatttgatgacgacgacgatgaggaCGACCCCTTGGCAATGATCAGAAATATGTTCGG GTATGATCCTAGTAGATATGCAGGGAGAGATGAGGATGTCAGTGACATGGAAGCAGATTTTGCTACTATAGAAATGGAAGAGAAAAGAAG TGCGAGGATAGCTAGGCAGGAGGACGAAGAGCAACTTCGCTTGATTGAGGAAGAAGAGAGACGCGAGCAGGAGAGGAAGAGGCGAAAGATGGCACGAGGCCGATAG